A region from the Medicago truncatula cultivar Jemalong A17 chromosome 6, MtrunA17r5.0-ANR, whole genome shotgun sequence genome encodes:
- the LOC112417953 gene encoding zinc finger BED domain-containing protein DAYSLEEPER-like, whose product MEVEGVQEAHLQQGQDGEVTEAGAITEVGAATTVSEPKKTPQRRSKVWKHFSRNKNLVVCKYCGKEYAANSSSHGTTNLGKHLKVCLKNPYRVVDKKQKTLAIEIGSEDDRNSVSFKLVDFSQEKTRLALAKMIIIDELPFKHVENEGFKMFMGKAQPKFKIPSHDSVARDYLRLYFDEKETLKYLLSANNQMVSLTTDTWTSIQNMNYMCVTAHYIDDEWILKKKILSFNIIADHKGETIRIALENCMKD is encoded by the coding sequence ATGGAAGTGGAAGGAGTGCAAGAAGCTCACTTACAACAAGGACAAGATGGGGAAGTAACAGAAGCAGGGGCTATAACTGAGGTAGGAGCTGCTACAACGGTAAGCGAACCAAAAAAAACCCCTCAAAGGCGTTCTAAAGTTTGGAAACATTTTAGTAGGAATAAAAATTTGGTTGTGTGTAAGTATTGTGGGAAAGAATATGCCGCAAATAGTTCTAGTCATGGCACAACTAACCTGGGAAAACATTTAAAGGTGTGCCTAAAAAACCCATATAGGGTAGttgataaaaaacaaaagacttTAGCCATTGAAATAGGAAGTGAGGATGACCGTAATAGTGTTAGTTTTAAACTTGTTGATTTTAGTCAAGAGAAGACTAGATTGGCACTTGcgaaaatgattattattgatgagCTTCCTtttaaacatgttgaaaacgAAGGATTTAAGATGTTCATGGGTAAGGCTcaaccaaaatttaaaattcctTCTCATGACTCCGTTGCTAGAGATTATTTGAGGTTGTACTTTGATGAGAAAGAAACCTTGAAATATTTGTTGTCTGCAAATAATCAAATGGTGTCTCTTACAACTGATACTTGGACATCAATTCAAAACATGAATTATATGTGTGTGACAGCTCATTATATTGATGATGAGtggattttgaagaaaaaaatattgagtttcAATATAATTGCTGACCATAAAGGTGAAACCATAAGAATAGCCTTAGAAAATTGCATGAAGGACTAG